From the Methylobacterium currus genome, one window contains:
- a CDS encoding class II fumarate hydratase, which translates to MNGPTGTRIEHDAFGPVEIPADRYRGAQTQRALGVFEIGDERFPACLVRSFGLPKLAASRANRRPGTLAPCLADAIEAAARELWEGRFDDHFPLTIWQTGSGTQTSMNANEVIANRANESLEEPLGLRRPVHPNDHVNRSQSSNDRFPTVMHLCTATELRDRPMPALTLLRDTFAAEAVEFDGVVKIGRIHLMDAVPMTAGQAFDAFARQIGHGIDRIEAATPRLYQLAQGGTAVGSGLNASAGFDEAVCDQVADLTGLPFWPNPSKFEGMGAHDALAEVSGALNVLAMSLTKIATDIRLLGSGPRCGLGDLVVPDDGLSSSIMPGNRNPTIAEALMQTAFQAIGNHATISAAGASGTFELDVAKSVLVHHLLQSICLLADGSRVFAVKLVQGLDVDRERLAANVSNALLLATALNPRLGYDRVAAITRKAMAETMIPRAAAVALDFVTGKSTTASSIRGR; encoded by the coding sequence ATGAACGGCCCAACCGGAACCCGGATCGAGCACGACGCTTTCGGCCCGGTCGAGATCCCCGCCGACCGCTACCGGGGCGCGCAGACCCAGCGGGCGCTCGGCGTCTTCGAGATCGGCGACGAGCGCTTCCCCGCCTGCCTGGTGCGGAGCTTCGGCCTGCCGAAGCTCGCGGCGTCCCGCGCCAACCGCCGCCCCGGGACGCTCGCCCCCTGCCTCGCCGACGCCATCGAGGCGGCGGCCCGGGAGCTGTGGGAGGGCCGCTTCGACGATCATTTCCCGCTGACGATCTGGCAGACCGGCTCCGGCACCCAGACCAGCATGAACGCGAACGAGGTCATCGCCAACCGCGCCAACGAGAGCCTGGAGGAGCCCCTGGGCCTGCGCCGGCCGGTTCACCCCAACGACCACGTCAACCGCTCGCAATCCTCGAACGACCGCTTTCCGACCGTCATGCATCTCTGCACGGCGACCGAGCTGCGCGACCGGCCCATGCCGGCGCTCACGCTCCTGCGCGACACCTTCGCCGCCGAGGCGGTGGAGTTCGACGGCGTGGTGAAGATCGGCCGCATCCATCTCATGGATGCGGTGCCGATGACGGCCGGGCAGGCCTTCGACGCCTTCGCGCGGCAGATCGGCCACGGCATCGACCGGATCGAGGCTGCGACCCCGCGCCTGTACCAGCTCGCGCAAGGGGGAACCGCCGTCGGCTCCGGCCTGAACGCCTCGGCCGGGTTCGACGAGGCCGTCTGCGACCAGGTCGCGGACCTGACCGGGCTGCCTTTCTGGCCCAACCCGAGCAAGTTCGAGGGAATGGGCGCCCACGACGCCCTCGCCGAGGTCTCGGGCGCGCTCAACGTGCTGGCGATGTCGCTCACCAAGATCGCCACCGACATCCGCCTGCTCGGCTCCGGACCCCGGTGCGGCCTCGGCGATCTCGTCGTTCCCGATGACGGCCTGTCCTCCTCCATCATGCCGGGCAATCGCAACCCGACGATCGCCGAGGCCCTGATGCAGACCGCCTTCCAGGCGATCGGTAACCACGCGACGATCTCGGCCGCCGGCGCCTCCGGCACTTTCGAGCTGGACGTCGCCAAGTCGGTGCTCGTCCACCACCTGCTGCAATCGATCTGCCTCCTGGCGGACGGGTCCCGCGTCTTCGCGGTGAAGCTGGTGCAGGGCCTCGACGTCGACCGGGAGCGCCTCGCCGCGAACGTGTCGAACGCGCTGCTCCTCGCGACGGCGCTCAATCCGCGCCTCGGCTACGACCGGGTCGCCGCGATCACCCGGAAGGCGATGGCCGAGACCATGATCCCGCGCGCGGCGGCCGTCGCGCTCGATTTCGTGACGGGGAAGAGTACGACCGCCTCGTCGATCCGCGGACGATGA